GAAGAAGGATGGTATTCGCCCGACAGACAGGACCCGAACCGCTCCAGATGCTGCTGTTTTCTGTCCGCGAGAACAGCGAACAACTCCCGTGCTCGATCGTCGGGTTCGCTGAATGTCCACTGAGAGTACAGCGACTTCGCACCGTAGAGACCGTTACACGCCAATTCGATGGCTCCTCGCTCGTCGGATGGGGATTCGAGAAGTGCTAATAGCCACTGCTCCGAGTGATACAGGTCGAACGCCATCTCGTTAGCGGTCCGAATTTCGGTCAAATCCACAAGTAGATAGTATTAACATCATATAATATTATTTTGGCGATTTCTATGCTGGATCGAGCGGACACGGCACCACGTCGAAAGTCGCTCGCTCGCATCACTCTCGTTACGCGTCACAGCTGTAGAGCCAGTCGACGAGCTCCATTATCACCGCTTCAAACACAGATGTCGTATCCCCCGTCGCTGGGATAGTGTTCAGATACGCAGGGCTGTAACTCGCCTTGTGAACCCAGTTATGGATCGTCGACCGCGCACGAGTAACGCCGAATATTTCGAGAATCGATACGGTATTCGAAAGCGAAAGACCGGCGAGATGCAACTGAATTCCCAGCTTCAGCAACAGCCGTGGCGTTGCTTCTCGCTCCACAAACTCTACGTCGATTTCGCCCAAACAACCGCCGAGGCCGGTGGAATTTGGCATGAAGCACTGAAATCACTCCGCGCCCCACGTTTCAGCCGTATCTGAACACTATCGATTAAAACCCGTAAGCGAGAACTGTGGTCACGGAGTGAACCTGCCTCGGGGTCAAGCCCCGAGACTTCCCGCTTCGGCGTCGGAACTTGCACCCTCCGAAGAAGGCACAGTGGTTCCAGACTCCACGGGCGTTCTTCCACGTTGACGAGACGCTTCGCGTCTCGTTCGCACACCAGAACGCTTCGCGTTCTGGGGACGCTGGAAAGATTCGGAGCGTCCCGCCCCTATCTTTCGGGATGGGCGTTCCGGAACGCGCCACGCCGAACGCCGGGGGTTTGTTCAGCCTCCCGTACTTACGTTCTGGCGGGCCATGTGGCCTATCACGTCCGAACAGAGGTTCGGACGAATCATAAAGCTTACGCGATTCACCCTCGCGGTCAAGCCGCGAGGCATTCTCGCTGTCTTTTCTGTAGAGGTCGCCACAAGAAAAACGCAAATGTTGAAAATCACTCTCCTCGGTGATCGATAAGAGGCACTATTGACCGTAATCTCCGATTGCGATTACTGGGCAACCGGCGCGATCGCGTCCTCGACGGCCTGTTTGACTTGGAGCGCGGCGGTCGCGGCGAGCTGGTGGGCGACTTCGTCGCGATCTTCGTCGGGGATGCCGTCGACGAGCTCCTCGGCGTCGGGCGTGAAGCCCGCGCTCACGGCCGGGCCGACGGGCGGCTGGACCGCGATCGTTCCTTCGGGACCGTCGGAGCCGGCGACGATCTGTGCGCCGACGACGTACTCGTCGGGGAGGAACTCGCGGGTCCGGGCCGCAACCGTATCGAGTCCGGCGCGGAGCTCGCGACGCTCGTCGGCCGAGAGATCGGGGACGTCGGCGTCCGCGCGCTGGCCCGCGCCGATCGCGTCCGGCCGGCCCGCGTAGGGCGTGTTTCCGTTCATGAGAAGGACAGGAACGGTACGAGCGCCCCAGTCAAAAACCTCCCGCTACAGGATCGGCTCGCTCTCGCCGTAGACCGCGAGCACGATCGCCGTCACGAACCGTCCCGAACCGTTCTCGTCGGCTATCCTGTCGGCGGTTTCGATCACGATTGCCTCGTCGTCGAACGACCACTCGCGGAGATCCCGACCCGCCGCCAACCCCGCTGTGACCGTCTCACGGACGCTCGCCGGATCGACACCCGATGCCTCGTAGAAGATCCCGCGACCCGCCTCCGTGACCGACCAGCCGAGTCCGGCAGTGGCCACGGCCGCGTCCGCCGGCTCCACGTCGTCGGCCGCGGCGCTGCCCGTCACGCTGGCCGCTCCATCACCGGCGCGCGCTTCGACCGTGGCACGCGCCTCGACCACGGTGAGACGCTCACCGACCGGACCGAGATCGGACGCGGTATCGTGGCGTTCGATGTCGCTACCGGCGGGGATCATCGAGGAGACCGAGACGAGGTTGTAGTTGTGAACGCCCGCGTCGGCGAGCGCCGTGTCGTACGACGCCATCGCCGTCGGGCCCCGACCCGTGCCGGCGACGATTCTGATGGTGCTCATGGTCGGACGGAGTGGCGCGGGGGCGAGAAGGGTTGTGATTTCGGGACGGTGCTCTCGACTCGGCTCGGTCTGGCCGTTCTCCAGTCCGCTGTCAGTGGAACGCGATCGGCTCGGCCGCGGTGTCCTCGTCCGTGACCTTCTCTAGGGCCGCCTCGAAGTCGTCCATCTCGACCTCGGTGCGCTCCTCGCGGATCGCGAACATCCCGGCCTCGGTCGCGAGACTTTCGATCTCCGCGCCGCTTCGTCCCGCGGTCAGTTCGGCGAGTTCGGCGAAGTCGACGTCGTCGGCGAGGGTCGTCCCGCGGGTGTGGATCTGGAAGATCTGCTCGCGACCCTCCGCGTCGGGCTCGGGGACCTCGATGAGCCGGTCGAACCGCCCGGGGCGGAGGATGGCGGGATCGAGCATGTCGAAGCGGTTCGTCGCGGCGATGATCGAGACGTCGCCGCGCTCGTCGAACCCGTCCATCTCGTTCAGCAGCTGCATCATCGTGCGCTGGACCTCGGCGTCGCCCGACGTTTTGGAGTCGGTGCGTTTGGCGGCGACCGCGTCGAGCTCGTCGATGAAGATCACCGCGGGCTCGTGTTCGTTCGCGAGTTCGAACAGATCGCGAACGAGGCGCGCTCCCTCGCCGATGAACTTCCGGACGAGTTCGGAGCCCGCCATCTTGATGAACGTCGCGTCCGTTCCATTGGCGACTGCCTTCGCGAGCATCGTCTTGCCCGTTCCGGGCGGACCGTGGAGCAACACGCCCGTCGGCGGCTCGATCCCCACCGTATCGAACCGTTCGGGGTCGAGCAGCGGGAGCTCGACGGCCTCGCGCACCTCGCGGATCTGGTCGTCGATCCCGCCGATGTCGCCGTAGCTCACTTCCGGGCGGGTCTCGACCTGCATCGCCTGGGCGCGCGCGTCGGTCTCGCTTGAGAGGGTCTGCTGGACGCTGAAGGAGTCGTTGACGGCAACCCGATCGCCGTTGTCGACCTCCTCTTCGAGCGTCGGCGAGATCTCGGTCAGCACCTCCTGGTTGTTGCCGTGCTGGCGCACGATCGCGCCCTCGTCGGTCAGCTCCTCGACCGTGGCGACGTACAGCGAGGAAGTCTTGAGCGTCTCGTTCTCCCGCTGGAGCCGTCCCGCCTCGCTCTCGAGTTCCTCGTGGCGCGCCTCGGCCTCGTCGAGGCGTTCGGCGAGCTCGTCGTGGACCTGCGCGATCTCCGCCAGATGCTCGTCGAGCGCCGCCACCCGCTCGTCGTCCGAGAGCTCGGGGTCGAGATCGAGCCGGGGCCGGTCGGGGAGGGAGGGGCTGTGGGACATTCGGTGCCCGCTGGTAGGGGCCGTGTGTTAAAAGTCCCTTTGGGTTCGGGAGAATTATGGGGCTCAGGCGAGACGCTCGAACTCGGCGAGCGAAGCGTCGTAGGCTGCGAGCGCCGATTCGATCGGGTCGGCGGTCGTCATGTCGACGCCGGCCTCCCGGAGGAGATCGATCGGATAGCCGTGTGAACCCGATTCGAGGAACTCCCGGTAGGGCTTCGCGGCTGCCTCGCCCTCCTCCTGAATGCCCTCGGCGAGCGCGACCGCCGCCGAGATCCCGGTCGCGTACTGGTAGACGTAGAACGACCGATAGAAGTGGGGGATCCGCATCCACTCGCGGGCGATCCGGTCGTCGACCGCACTCGTCGCGTAGTACTCCTCCTTCAGCCCGCGATAGAGGTCGTCGAGTCGATCCGGCGTGAGCGCCTCGCCGTCCTCCACGAGCCGGTGGGTCTCCTTCTCGAACTCCGCGAACATCGTCTGGCGAAAGAGCGTCGACCGGAAGCGTTCGAGGTACTCGTTCAGCACGTGCCGGCGGAAGGTGTCGTCCTCGACGGTGTCGAGCAGGTGGTTCGTCAGGAGCGCCTCGTTGACCGTGGAGGCGACCTCGGCGACGAAAATCTCGTAGCCTCCATACACATAGGGCTGGGTCTCGCTGGCGAGCTGGGTGTGCAGCGAGTGGCCGAGTTCGTGGGCCAGCGTGTACATCGAGTCGATGTCGTCCTGGTAGTTCATCAGGATGTACGGCTGGGAGTCGTACGTGCCGCCGGAGTAGGCTCCCGACTGCTTGCCGACGCTCTCGTAGACGTCGACCCACCGGGAATCGAGCCCCTCCGCGAGCCGGTTCTGATAGTCGTCGCCGAGCGGCGCGACCGCCTCGATGACGTGTTCTTCGGCCTCCTCGTAGGGCACTTCGGGACTCTCGTCGTCGGCCAGCGGCATGTAAACGTCCCACATTTGAAGCTCGTCGACACCGAGCGCCTCTCCTTTGAGATCCGCGTGGCGCTGCAACAGATCGAGATTTTCATGTACTGTGTCGATCAGGGTGTCGTACACCGAGACCGGGATGTTCGCGCCGTCGAGCGACGCCTCGCGTGCGGTGTCGTAGTTGCGGGCCTCGGCGAGCTTGACGTCCGCTTTCACGCTGTTGTGGTGGGCCGTCCCCACTGCGTTGCGGACCCCGGTCCACTCGTCGTAGAACTGCTCGTAGACCTCCCGGCGGAAGTCGCGGTCGGGGCGTTTCTGGAGAGTGGTGAAGTTGCTCAGCGAGATCTCGACCGGCTCACCGTCTGCATCCTCGACCGCGGGGAAATCCATGTCGGCGTTCGTCAGGAGGCTGTAGACCTCGCTCGCCCCGCCCGTGACCTCGCTGAGATCCGCGAGGAGCTCCTCGATCTCGGCCGAGCGGGTATGGGGTTTCATCCGGAGCACGTCGTCGAAGTAGTGCTCGTAGGTCGCGAGTTCGGATTCTTCCTCGATCATCGCATCGAGCTCCTCGCGTGTGCAGTTCTGGAGTTCGGGTTCGATGAAACTCGCTGCGCTCCGTGCGTCGGTGGCAAGTGTACTCGCCCGCGAGGCGAGCGCCTGATAGTGCTGGTCGGCGGTGTCCTCGTCGCTGCGGAGCTTGGCGTAGGTGGCGACGTTCGCGACCTCGCGCATGAGCTCCTCGCGGGTTTCGAGGGTCGCGAGCAGGGTCGCGGCGCTCTCGGTCGTCCGGCCCTCGTAGGCCGCGAGATCGTCGAGGCGCGCCTCGATCGCGTCGAAGGCGTCCTCCCACGCCTCGTCCGAGGCGAAGAGGTCGTCGAGATCCCACGTGTACTCGGTCTCGATCTCGCCGCGTTCGGGAACCGAACTCATGGGCAAGCGTTGCGAGGGCACCGAAGTAAGCCTTCTCACACCGGAGCCGGTGGCGCAACAACGGCCGAAACGCTCCCCACGAAAGGCGGGCCGACGGAGCAGGGGTTCGGGGACCGAACGCGGCGATCGACGGCGTGTCTCGGTCGAGATCGCTCGCCAACCGTCAGCAATCATATGTGAACTATCGAATCCGAACCGCGCGGGACGACTGATACTGCGGATGGAGTGGGTCAGAGAAGCGTTCCGACGACCGCCGAGACGGTTTCGATGAACGACCCCCAGATCGAGACCCCCGTGAACACCGCGAGGAACGTATCGAGCGCGAAGAACGCGAACAGCGCCACGCCGAAGAGATGGGCCTTCCGGACGTCGATCCGATGGGCGAACCGATGGAAGAAGAAGGCGTTGGCGAGGCTCACGGGGATGATCGCGACCATCTCACCGACCCAGATGGCCGCGGTCGCGCCGTACTGGGCCGCGAGGCCGATCGTCACGAGCTGGGTCTTGTCACCGAACTCGCCGGCGGCCATCAGCAGGAAGATCGGGACGAACCCGCCCAGCGACTCCGAGAGGTCGTGCCCGAACACCGTCGGTGCGTCGATGCTCGGCGCAATGGCCGCGACGCCGCCGTCGGTCCGTCGAGCGACGCCCTCTGGACTATCCGCGTCGGGAATCGACCGATACAGCAACACGGCGAACAACAAGAACAGACACCCCGTCAGCACGTTGAGCACCGTCGGGGAAAGCGCGGTCTGTAGCGTCCGCCCGACGAGGATTTCGAGCGCGGTCCAGCCCGCGAACGCCAGGCCGGCGGCGCTCACGACGAGCCACGGCCGGAACTGCGTCGAGAGGCCGGCGATGATGTACTGCACCTTCTCGCCAGGCAACACCGCCAACTGGGCGACGAACGCGATCACCGCGATCTCCAGCCATCCCGTCACGTCCCACTCACCTCGATCGACGGCGGGCCGGTCGACCCGACTCGGCGGCCACGGATCGTCTCGGTGCCGCCGATCCGTTCGAGGGAGCGGATCGCTCCGAGACCGTCCTCCATCCCGTCGCTCGTCACACTCGAATTAGATAGCTCTAACCTTTTGTAGTTTGTCCACTAAATCGTCTCCCGCCCGACGATTGTTCGCTTCAGCAACCGATGCGCGGTCGCGACGTTCCGCGGCCGGGTTCGGAGCCGAACAGTGATCCCACTACGCAACAGCGTCGGTTCTTCGAGACCGATCCGTGATGAGGGTGGGGAACCCACTGACACCGCCGATCCGACCACGGAACGATTCACGGGGCAAACCCACCGATCCGGCTGGTTTCGACGAACTCGTCGTCGCTCGGCCGAACGGAGCAGCTGTGGGTGCGACTACTCGCCTGCGCCGATGACGTGGATCGCGTCGCTCGGCAGGGAGAGTCGGACCCGTTCGCCGTCAGCCAGTTCCAGGCGATCGTAGACGGGCGACGACAGCGTGACCCGAATCACGTCGTCGACACCCTCGGGAGCGACGTCGACGAGATAGCCGTCGCCCTCGAACACCACGCGTCGAACCCGTCCGAAGAGCGTGTTCCGTCGTTCCCGCACACCGCTCTCGACGACAGTGACGTACTCCGGCCGGATACAGAACTGGACCGTTTCGCCGATCTCGCACCCGTGATCGGGAGCGCCGAGTTCGAGGCCGCCCCATTCGAGGACGGGGCTGCCGTCCGCCTCGGCGACCCGTACCCGAAACAGGTTCGTGCTCCCGGTGAACGACGCGACGAACGGCGTCGCGGGGCGGGCGAACACCTCGCCTGGCGTGTCGCACTGCTGGATCCTCCCCTCGGCCATCACGGCGAGCCGGTCGCCGATCGCCGTGGCCTCGTGCTGGTCGTGGGTGACGTAGAGCACCGGGATCGAGAGCGACGCGAGGAGGGGCCGAAGCTCGTCCCGGAGCCGGCGCTTGATCGGCGCGTCGAGGTTGGCGAGCGGCTCGTCGAGCAGCAGTGCGTCGGGGTCGGCGGCGAGCGAGCGCGCGAGCGCGACGCGCTGGCGCTCGCCGCCCGACAGCGTCGCCGCCCGCTGGTCGAGCACGTCGGCGACCTCGAGCCTGGCGGCGAGCTCCTCGACGTTCCCCGCCGACGCCGCGGCGTACGCGACGTTCTCCCGGGCGGTCATGTGCGGGAAGAGCGCGCCGTCCTGAAAGACGAGCACCGTTCCGCGCTCCTCTGGCGGGCGACCCGCGAGATCCGCGCCGTTCAGCGTGACCGTTCCGGCGTCGGGCTCGACGACTCCCGCGACCGCCGAGAGGAGCGTCGTCTTTCCACACCCCGACGGGCCGAGCACCGAGAGCACCTCCGCGTCGACCGCGAGATCGATCGGTCCGAGCTCGAACGCGCCGTAGGACTTCTTCACCCCGTTGATCGTGAGCATCTCACTCCCACGGGTTCGACGCGACGGTGTTGAGCACCACGAGCGCGGCGATCGAGACGGCGACGAGTACGATCGCCACGGGGTAGGCGCTGTCGAGCCCCCCTTCGAGGAACGCGTCCCAGACCGCGACCGGCATCGTCTGTGGGTAGTACGCCACCATCACGGTCGCGCCGAACTCCCCCATCGCCCGCGCGAACGCGAGCGTCACGCCGGCGAGAACACCGGGCGCGGCGAGCGGGAGCGTCACCCGGCGCGCGGTCGTCCACCGTCCCTTCCCGAGCGACCGCGAGGCGTGTTCGAGGGTTCGATCGACGCCCTCGAAGGCCGCCTTGCCGGTGACGACCACGAACGGAGAAGCGACGAAGGTTTGGGCGAGCACCACCCCAGCGAGCGACCGCGTGAGCGGCATTCCCGCGGTGATGGCGAACGCACCGATCGGCGCGTTCGGCCCGACAACGGTGAGCAACACGATCCCGCTCACCGTCGGCGGCAACACCAGCGGCAGGATCACGACCGCGAGAACCCCACTCTTCCAGCGCGCCTCGCTCCGCGCGAGCCAGTACGCGAGCGGCAGCCCGAACACCGTGGCGAGGGTCGTGCTGATCGACGCCGACAGCAGCGAGGTGGTCGCCGCGCTCACGACCGCCGGGTCGGAAAGCGCGTCGAGGAGCGCCGTCTCGGGAACCGAGAGGAACAGCGACACCAGCGGCGCGAGGTAGTAGAGACACAGCACGCCGCCGAGCACCAGCGCCACCGTGAGCCAGTCGAAACCCCCGATCGCCGTGCGAGATCGATCGGAGCGCGTCGCCATCTCAGACCGGTCCCCTGTCGGCGACCGCCGACGATCGGTCCGCGAGACGACCGTTCTGCCGTGACGGCGACTGGCTCTCCTTTGCCCGGTCGGTCGTCCGTTTTACGCGCTGCGGGACGTTCCCATCGTAGGTCGGGAACCCCTCGCGGCGGACGAACCCGTGGTCGTCGAGATACGTTCCCGTACTCTGTGCGGCGAACACCGACAGCGCAGCGTCGCTCGTCCTGCGCACCGTCGAGCCGTAGCTGATTGGTCCGCCCGCGATCTCGTGGCCAGTCGGCAGCGAGTACGAAACGGTCGAGTACCACTCCTCCTCGTGGGCTGGCTCGCTGAGGTCGATCCGATCGGGCAGGGCCACGTACTCGTAGTCGCGCTCGACCGCCATGCTCCGGTAGGCGATCGCGGCGTCGATCGCGCCGGTCTCGAACCCGCTGATCAGCGCCGTCTCGGGGTAGATCTGGTTTCGCTTCAGGATCTTCCCCCCGAGGTTCGACGCGCCGTCGTAGTACCGCGAGGCGAGTTCGAGCACAAACAGCGCCCGATAGCCGAGCGGGTCGTGGTCCGGGTCGGTTCGTCCGAGCCTGACGTCGCCGTTCACGAGCGGCTCGTACCAGCGCTCTTTTCCTGCGTTGGCGAGACGTTTGCCGCCCTCCGTCTCCGGATTGTACGCGATCACGACGGCGTTGCTCGTAAACGTCGAATACCACGGCGGCGAGAGCGGTTCGTCGAACAGCGCCGTGTCGGCGACGCTCACGATGTCCGGGTCGCGCTTGCCCTCGTCGATCAGTCGGGCGACGGTCGCCGACCCGTGGGACTCGATCCGCACTGGGACATCGAGGGTAGGTTCGAGCCCGTTCGCCAGGGCGTTCTGGAGGCTCCCCGCCGCGAGGATCGTGACCGGCCCGGTGTCGCCATCGCCGTCGTCGCCGTCGACACCGCTCTCGCGGCCGCTGCCCACGCAGCCGGCCGCCCCTGCGAGCCCTACTGCTCCAACGCCCCCGAGGAACGCCCGCCGCGAACACGACCCCGGCGAGCGTTGTTCCGACGTGGACACAACACCGTTATTCGATCCGGACATAAAGCTCTTGCTCGCGGGTAGTAATGGATGGGTATGGACGCGGGATTCGAGGCGCGCCTCCGGGCCGACGGCGTGTCGTTCGAGGCGCGGGATGCGGCACTGTTGCGCGCCGTCGACGAGCATCACTCGCTCAACGCCGCTGCAGACGCGCTCGAACGGTCGTTCTCGCGGGCGCACGCCCGGATCACGGCCCTGGAGGAGGAGTTCGGCCCGCTCGTCGAGCGCCAGCGCGGCGGGGTCGGCGGCGGCGGCAGCGAACTCACCGACGACGCCCGCGACCTGCTCGCGCGGTTCGAACGTCTCCGAGCGGCGTACGCCGGTACCGCCAGCGTCGCGGAGACGGTTCTCGACGGGCGGATCACGGAACGCGACGGCGAGCTGGCGACCGTCGAGACCGCCGCCGGAACGGTGCGCGCGCTCGCCCCCGAGGCCGCAGAGCGGGTCGAAGTGACCCTCCGGGCCGACGCGGTCACGCTCCACGTACCCGACGACGTACCGGCGTCGGGCGAGATGAGCGCACGCAATCGGCTCCGTGGCGAAGCCGTCGATCTCGTCCCTGGCGAGACGATCGTTCGCGTCGGCGTCGACGTCGGTGCCGACGCCCCGCTCACGGTGCTCGTGACACACGACGCCCTCGGGGCGCTCGATCTCGCGGTCGGCGACCCGGTCGTGGCGTCGTTCAAGGCGACCGCGACACGCGCGACGGCTGCGGAACGCGCCGACGAGTAGCGTCTCTCGGCGATGGGACTTTTGTCCACCATCCCCCTGTGGCGTGCATGGACGACGCCGACCGCGCGCTGGGCCGCGCGTGGCGCGACGGGTATCCCTGGGAGTTCCTCACTCGACTGTGCGAGATCGACGACCGCCTCGGCGGCCACTCGGGCGAGCGCGAGGCCGCCGACCTCGTCGCCGCGGGTCTCGAACGCGCCGGAGCCGAGCCTTCGATCGAGACGTTCGGGATGCAGCGCTGGACGCGCGGCCGGACCGAGTTCGGTGTCAGCGTCCCCGCGGCGAACGATCTCGGTGGGGACGAACCGGTCGAGCGATCGTTCGAGGCGTTCGCGCTGCCGTACTCGCCGGGCGGCGACGTCCACGCACCCCTCGTCGACGTGGGTCACGGCACGCCCGACGAGATCGACGCCGCCGACGTCGCCGGGAGCGTGGCGCTCGCGAGCACCGACTCGCCGGCGGGCGAACGACGGGTCCACCGGATGGAGAAGCTCGGCCACGCCGCGGCCGCCGGCGCGGCGGCGTTCGTCTTCCACAACCACCGCCCTGGCCAGCTCCCGCCCACCGGAGCGCTCCGGTTCGATCACGCGGCCGCGATCCCCGGGATCGGCGTGAGCCACGAAACAGGTGAATGGCTCACGGAGTACGCCGACCGCGGCGCGGACGCAGCCATCTCCGTGGAGGCGACGACCGAGCGAGGCGAGAGCCGGAACGTCGTCGGCCGTCTGGGGCCCGACACCGACGAGGAGATCGTCCTGCTCGCTCACTACGACGCCCACGACGTCGCGGAGGGTGCGCTCGACAACGGCTGTGGGATCACGGTCGCGGTCGCCGCCGCCGGGATCCTCGCGGATCTCGATCTCGACTGCGGGGTTCGGGTGGCGGGGGTGAGCTGCGAAGAGCTCGGCCTGATGGGCAGTGCGGCGCTCGCGGAATCGCTCGATCTCGATCGCGTGCGGGCGGTCGTCAACGTCGACGGGGCCGGACGGTACCGCGATCTCCACGCGATCACCCATACCTCGGATGGGGTGGCGAGCGTGGCCGAGCGCGTGAGTGACGACACCGGGCAGCCGATCTCGGTGAGCGACCGTCCCCATCCCTACAGCGACCACTGGCCGTTCCTCCGCGAGGGGGTACCGGCGCTTCAGCTCCACAGTCACCGCGCGGACGAAAGCGGCCGCTGGGAGCGCGGCTGGACGCACACCCGAGCTGACACTCGCGACAAAGTCGACGTCCGGAACCTCCGCGAGCACGCGATGCTCGCCGCCCTCCTCGTCCACGAGATCACGACTACCGATCCCGGTTCCGTCGACACCGACGCCCTCCGCGAGCGACTCCGCGAGGACGGTGCGGAGCCGGGGATGCGCGCGGCGGGCGTCTGGCCCGACGACTGGGCGTGATCGGTGCTCGCCTCACCCGCGGAGCTTCTGGAGCGTGACCCATCCCGCCGCGAGGGCGGCGGCGAGCCCGATCGCGACGGCGACCGGCTGGCCCGAGCCACCCCACTCCCAGCCGAGAAACGTGGACCCGACAATGGCGACGATCATCACCGCAACCCCGACGACGGTGCCGATCGTCGACGTGTCGCGCTCGAACACTGACGACATAGCCGACAGTACGTGGTGACACGGGATAAACACGTGGACCGTTCGGCCACGGTTCGGGTGCGTGGCCCGCCGGGATCGTGACACCGTGGACGGAACCCACGGGATCGAGTGGAACCGGCCGGCCGTTTTTCGACCCTGTGTTCAGTCCCCAATGCCGTCTCGCACCGAGCCCGCGACCCGTCCGGCCGTCACGGCTGCGATCCGGCGCTGCTCGAAGACTTCGCGTGCGCTCGCGGCGGCCTCGGTGTCGACGCGGAAATCGAGGTCAGGATAGGCGACCTCGGTCAGCACGAGCGGCGCGGCGGGCGCGGGACCCACACCCTCGGGACCCGAAAGCGATGCAGGCGAGAGCACCCGATCGATCTTCGAGAGGGGTGCCACACCAGTCGCGATATTCTCGACGAGCGCGACGATCCGGCGGACGAGCTGGCGCGAGAAGCCGCCCGCCCGGAGCGTGAGAACGAGGAACTCCCCATCCGATTCGACCGCCGGAACGAGCGTGCGAACAGTTCCACCCTCGTCCGGCGTGAGGTTGTGAAAGTCGTGCTCGCCGGCGAGCATCGACAGCGCCTCGCGCGCGCGGTCGATGTCGACAGCGGGCGCGTGGAGGTGGTAGGTGTAGGTGCGGGCCGTGGCGTCATGGGTGGCGTGAAACCCCGCTGGTGCGTCTGCGGCCGCCCACGCCCGGATCGACGCCGGGAGCTCGCCGTTCAGCGCCGCCGGTGCCAGCCACTCTGGGGCCGCGAGCGCAATGGTTTGGGCGACCGCCGACACCCCACGATCGGTCCGGCCCGCGGCGGCGTAGCCGTGCGGCTTGTCGCCGGTCGCATCGAGCACGTCCAGCTCACGAAGCGCATCGAACAGGGCGTCCTCGACGGTCGGAACGTCGGGCTGGCGCTGGAAGCCGTGATACGGCTGGCCGTCGTAGGCCACCCGGAACGCGCGCAGCTCTCGACCGTCGTCGGCCATCAGGCGAGATCGTCGTCCGTCGGCCGCTCGCGCTCGCCGGGGAACCCCTCGACCGGCACCTGGGTCTGGTCGCCCGATTCCATGTCCTTCACCGTGACCTGGCCCTCCGCGAGGTCCTGCTCGCCCACGATCACCACGGTCTCGGCGTTGATCGAGTCGGCGTACTCCAGCTGCGCGCCGAAGCTTCGGCCGGCGACGTCGGTCTCGACGACGTGGCCCTGCGCCCGGAGATCGCGAACGACCCGGGCGGCCGTCGGGCGGGTATCGCCGACCTGGAGGACGTAGTAGTCGGTCGCGATCGTCTCCTCGGGCCAGACGCCCGCGCGCTGGCAGAGCAGCGCGAGCGGCGCGAGTCCCGGCGCGACGCCGACCGCGGGCATCGGCTGGCCGCCGAACCCCTCGATCAGGTCGTCGTACCGGCCGCCGCCGAACACCGACCGACTCACCTCGCCTGTGGAGTCGAAACACTCGAAGACGACTCCCGTGTAGTAATCCAGCCCGCGGGCGGTGTCGAGCGAGAGCGTGCAGTACTCGCGCGCGCCGAGGTCGTCGGCGGCGTCG
The genomic region above belongs to Halococcus agarilyticus and contains:
- a CDS encoding DUF5811 family protein, whose amino-acid sequence is MNGNTPYAGRPDAIGAGQRADADVPDLSADERRELRAGLDTVAARTREFLPDEYVVGAQIVAGSDGPEGTIAVQPPVGPAVSAGFTPDAEELVDGIPDEDRDEVAHQLAATAALQVKQAVEDAIAPVAQ
- a CDS encoding pyruvoyl-dependent arginine decarboxylase — encoded protein: MSTIRIVAGTGRGPTAMASYDTALADAGVHNYNLVSVSSMIPAGSDIERHDTASDLGPVGERLTVVEARATVEARAGDGAASVTGSAAADDVEPADAAVATAGLGWSVTEAGRGIFYEASGVDPASVRETVTAGLAAGRDLREWSFDDEAIVIETADRIADENGSGRFVTAIVLAVYGESEPIL
- the pan2 gene encoding proteasome-activating nucleotidase Pan2, with translation MSHSPSLPDRPRLDLDPELSDDERVAALDEHLAEIAQVHDELAERLDEAEARHEELESEAGRLQRENETLKTSSLYVATVEELTDEGAIVRQHGNNQEVLTEISPTLEEEVDNGDRVAVNDSFSVQQTLSSETDARAQAMQVETRPEVSYGDIGGIDDQIREVREAVELPLLDPERFDTVGIEPPTGVLLHGPPGTGKTMLAKAVANGTDATFIKMAGSELVRKFIGEGARLVRDLFELANEHEPAVIFIDELDAVAAKRTDSKTSGDAEVQRTMMQLLNEMDGFDERGDVSIIAATNRFDMLDPAILRPGRFDRLIEVPEPDAEGREQIFQIHTRGTTLADDVDFAELAELTAGRSGAEIESLATEAGMFAIREERTEVEMDDFEAALEKVTDEDTAAEPIAFH
- the pepF gene encoding oligoendopeptidase F; this translates as MSSVPERGEIETEYTWDLDDLFASDEAWEDAFDAIEARLDDLAAYEGRTTESAATLLATLETREELMREVANVATYAKLRSDEDTADQHYQALASRASTLATDARSAASFIEPELQNCTREELDAMIEEESELATYEHYFDDVLRMKPHTRSAEIEELLADLSEVTGGASEVYSLLTNADMDFPAVEDADGEPVEISLSNFTTLQKRPDRDFRREVYEQFYDEWTGVRNAVGTAHHNSVKADVKLAEARNYDTAREASLDGANIPVSVYDTLIDTVHENLDLLQRHADLKGEALGVDELQMWDVYMPLADDESPEVPYEEAEEHVIEAVAPLGDDYQNRLAEGLDSRWVDVYESVGKQSGAYSGGTYDSQPYILMNYQDDIDSMYTLAHELGHSLHTQLASETQPYVYGGYEIFVAEVASTVNEALLTNHLLDTVEDDTFRRHVLNEYLERFRSTLFRQTMFAEFEKETHRLVEDGEALTPDRLDDLYRGLKEEYYATSAVDDRIAREWMRIPHFYRSFYVYQYATGISAAVALAEGIQEEGEAAAKPYREFLESGSHGYPIDLLREAGVDMTTADPIESALAAYDASLAEFERLA
- a CDS encoding TMEM165/GDT1 family protein; its protein translation is MTGWLEIAVIAFVAQLAVLPGEKVQYIIAGLSTQFRPWLVVSAAGLAFAGWTALEILVGRTLQTALSPTVLNVLTGCLFLLFAVLLYRSIPDADSPEGVARRTDGGVAAIAPSIDAPTVFGHDLSESLGGFVPIFLLMAAGEFGDKTQLVTIGLAAQYGATAAIWVGEMVAIIPVSLANAFFFHRFAHRIDVRKAHLFGVALFAFFALDTFLAVFTGVSIWGSFIETVSAVVGTLL
- a CDS encoding ABC transporter ATP-binding protein, yielding MLTINGVKKSYGAFELGPIDLAVDAEVLSVLGPSGCGKTTLLSAVAGVVEPDAGTVTLNGADLAGRPPEERGTVLVFQDGALFPHMTARENVAYAAASAGNVEELAARLEVADVLDQRAATLSGGERQRVALARSLAADPDALLLDEPLANLDAPIKRRLRDELRPLLASLSIPVLYVTHDQHEATAIGDRLAVMAEGRIQQCDTPGEVFARPATPFVASFTGSTNLFRVRVAEADGSPVLEWGGLELGAPDHGCEIGETVQFCIRPEYVTVVESGVRERRNTLFGRVRRVVFEGDGYLVDVAPEGVDDVIRVTLSSPVYDRLELADGERVRLSLPSDAIHVIGAGE